From a single Methanothermobacter sp. genomic region:
- a CDS encoding trehalose-6-phosphate synthase, protein MKFLEDKNPVIVSNRGPVEFFRKDGKIVMKRGAGGLVSTLLPVVEKFSGVWVSSAMTPEDAEVAAGYPENRVPLPEDDPRFTVSFVIVDRERYESYYSVISNPLLWFIQHYMWNTPYFPEIDDKIYLAWDEGYVHVNRKFADKVISEIERNEKNPLIMLQDYHLYLCPGFIKKKVGDVFLSQFIHIPWPQRDYFRILPEKMRESIINGLLSNTVLGFHIKRYCSNFMECCGDLGYDLDSENGVVLNGDEKTFVRNYPISVDPDSIRRTAKSDAFREKEDFVRKLKGDMFLIYRTDRADLSKNIIRGFRAYELFLKEHPEFHGKVKFLATGKPTRQQIREYRDYTDAVKGTVDEINSKYGNSSWKPIEYIHRADYELVAAAFKNYDCLIVNPIADGMNIVPKEAALMNEKSGTVILSENAGCYEELAEYVIGVNPFDIKETADAIYKALAMKSDERKRLSDGLKSKVRERTIYHWVNEQFDDFERLMK, encoded by the coding sequence AACAGGGGACCAGTGGAATTTTTCAGAAAAGATGGGAAAATTGTTATGAAAAGAGGTGCGGGGGGTCTTGTTTCAACCCTGCTGCCTGTTGTTGAAAAGTTCAGCGGTGTCTGGGTCTCCAGCGCCATGACCCCTGAGGATGCTGAAGTGGCAGCGGGTTACCCTGAAAACAGGGTCCCCCTTCCGGAAGATGATCCGAGATTCACAGTTTCGTTTGTTATAGTGGACCGTGAAAGGTATGAATCATACTACAGTGTCATAAGCAACCCGCTTCTCTGGTTCATCCAGCACTACATGTGGAACACTCCCTACTTTCCTGAAATCGATGATAAAATCTATCTTGCCTGGGATGAGGGTTATGTCCATGTTAACAGGAAATTTGCAGATAAAGTTATATCTGAAATTGAAAGAAATGAAAAGAATCCTCTGATTATGTTACAGGATTATCACCTCTACTTATGTCCTGGTTTCATAAAGAAGAAGGTTGGTGATGTCTTCCTGAGCCAGTTCATACATATCCCCTGGCCACAGAGGGATTATTTCAGAATACTCCCTGAAAAGATGAGGGAGAGTATAATAAATGGGCTCCTTTCAAATACTGTTCTCGGATTCCACATCAAAAGGTACTGTTCCAACTTCATGGAATGTTGCGGGGACCTTGGCTACGATTTGGATTCTGAGAATGGAGTGGTGCTGAATGGGGATGAAAAGACATTTGTAAGGAATTATCCCATATCCGTTGATCCTGATAGTATAAGAAGAACCGCCAAATCAGATGCTTTCAGGGAGAAGGAGGATTTCGTCAGAAAGTTGAAGGGTGACATGTTTCTCATTTACCGTACAGACAGGGCGGATCTCAGCAAGAACATAATACGTGGCTTCAGGGCCTATGAACTGTTTTTGAAGGAGCATCCCGAGTTTCATGGTAAGGTAAAGTTCCTTGCCACGGGTAAACCAACAAGGCAGCAGATAAGGGAGTACAGGGATTATACAGATGCTGTGAAGGGCACCGTGGATGAAATCAACAGTAAGTACGGTAACTCCAGCTGGAAGCCCATTGAGTACATCCACCGCGCCGACTACGAGCTTGTGGCTGCTGCATTCAAAAACTATGACTGCCTCATTGTGAACCCCATTGCCGATGGTATGAACATCGTCCCCAAGGAGGCTGCGCTTATGAATGAAAAATCAGGGACAGTCATACTTTCAGAGAACGCCGGTTGCTACGAGGAACTTGCCGAGTACGTCATAGGTGTGAACCCATTTGATATAAAGGAAACCGCAGATGCCATCTATAAGGCACTAGCAATGAAGTCTGATGAAAGAAAGAGGCTTTCAGATGGCCTTAAATCGAAGGTTCGTGAAAGAACAATATATCACTGGGTC